The Bombus pascuorum chromosome 11, iyBomPasc1.1, whole genome shotgun sequence genome has a window encoding:
- the LOC132911673 gene encoding protein atonal-like, translated as MELQEMFRYGYMFPPREDEVVSCTYLDLPSYAYSKSKSDLPPVSSISIPQCIVYDGNRSDGWHTPSPTASLRSVSPATTLSVSSEPDTISTPVTYRLLGSMEELNKRYATKRSLATINSEATQHAMNMIDLTEEVNSMDADTDGTADPEAETEHEKAQSSRGSVISNSSSFSDRIVDADSEDDAEMSDSADHIGSEIDGNGNDRNVVRRRGKYVSSTIVRKRRLAANARERRRMQNLNKAFDRLRAYLPSLGNDRQLSKYETLQMAQSYITALYDLLQ; from the coding sequence ATGGAACTGCAGGAGATGTTTCGATACGGATACATGTTCCCACCGAGAGAGGACGAGGTCGTATCCTGCACGTATCTGGATTTACCGAGCTACGCTTATTCCAAGAGCAAGTCCGATCTTCCACCAGTAAGCAGTATCAGCATACCGCAGTGCATCGTGTACGACGGAAATCGCAGCGATGGCTGGCACACGCCGAGTCCAACCGCGAGTTTACGATCGGTTAGTCCTGCCACAACTTTGTCTGTATCGTCGGAGCCTGACACGATAAGTACTCCGGTTACGTACCGTTTGTTAGGCTCGATGGAGGAACTGAACAAGAGGTACGCTACGAAGAGGAGCCTCGCCACGATCAACAGCGAGGCAACGCAACACGCTATGAACATGATCGATCTGACGGAGGAAGTAAACAGTATGGACGCGGATACCGATGGAACCGCGGATCCTGAGGCTGAAACGGAGCACGAAAAGGCGCAGTCGTCTCGAGGCAGTGTCATCAGCAATTCCAGCAGTTTCTCCGACAGAATCGTAGACGCTGACAGCGAGGACGATGCCGAAATGAGCGACAGTGCCGATCACATAGGATCCGAGATCGATGGAAACGGGAACGATCGAAACGTGGTGAGAAGGAGAGGTAAATACGTTAGCTCGACGATCGTGAGGAAACGCAGACTGGCGGCGAACGCCAGAGAACGGAGAAGAATGCAGAACCTGAATAAAGCGTTCGATAGATTGAGAGCGTATCTTCCGTCTTTGGGTAACGACCGGCAGCTCTCGAAATACGAAACGCTTCAAATGGCACAGTCTTACATCACGGCGTTGTACGATTTGTtgcaataa